Within the Streptosporangium album genome, the region CGTCCATGGCCGCCAAGCCTAGCCCCGCCCTACCGGCCGCACCGAGGTTTGCCCCATAAATGGACATCCCCACCAGCGGACCTTGTTCCATGCAAGAGGTCGTCGGGCGGCACTCCCGTCGGGGTTCGGCGACGGGTTCAGGCGGGACCTGGTGAGGCCGGTCCGCACAACGGGCCGGACCTGCGCGGATGGGGCGAGGCCGGCCCGGCGCCGCCGTCACGACGTCGTGGGATCACGCTCAGGGTGTGCACCTCGGCGACGCGGTCGAGAGGCCGATGGCCGGCGGTCCTCAGGCGGAACGCGGGTGTAGCGTTTCCGGATGACCGTCCTGCTGCCCGGTGTCGCGCTCACCGACCACGTCTTCACCGTCCCGCTCGACCACGCCGACCCGGACGGCCGGACGATGGAGGTCTTCGCCCGCGAGGCGGTGGACCCGGCCAAGCGAGAGCGGGAGCTGCCGTGGCTGCTCTTCCTGCAGGGCGGCCCGGGAGACAAGTCGCCGAGGCCGAAGGCGGCCGACGGCTGGCTGGGGCAGGCGCTCAGGACGCACCGGGTGCTCCTGCTCGACCAGCGGGGGACCGGCAGGAGCACACCCGTCACCGCCGGGACACCGGCCGGCACGGACGCCGAGCTGGCCGCCTACCTCAGGCACTTCCGCGCCGACTCGATCGTGGCCGACGCCGAGCTGATCCGCCGCGAGCTCTGCGGCGACCGGCCCTGGGAGACGCTCGGTCAGAGCTACGGCGGGTTCATCACGCTGACCTACCTGTCCCGGGCCCCCGAAGGGCTCAGGGCCTGCTACGTGACGGGTGGCCTGCCGGGGCTGGACGCCTCCGCCGACGAGGTCTACTCCCGCACCTACCCCCGGGTCCGCGGCAAGGTGGACCGCTACTTCGCCCGCTATCCCGGCGACGACGCCCGCCTGAACGCGGTGGCCGAGTACCTGCGCCGCGAGGAGGTCCTGCTGCCCGACGGCGACACGCTGACCGTCCGTCGCCTGCAGACGCTGGGCCGGTGCCTGGGCATGAGCGACGGCGCGGAATACCTGCACTGGCTGCTGGAGACCGCCTGGAGCGGCGAGCGGCTCTCCGACCTGTTCCTGTACGAGGTCATGATGGCCACCGGATTCATCGGCAGCCCGCTCTACGCGGTGCTGCACGAGTTGATCTACG harbors:
- a CDS encoding alpha/beta fold hydrolase produces the protein MTVLLPGVALTDHVFTVPLDHADPDGRTMEVFAREAVDPAKRERELPWLLFLQGGPGDKSPRPKAADGWLGQALRTHRVLLLDQRGTGRSTPVTAGTPAGTDAELAAYLRHFRADSIVADAELIRRELCGDRPWETLGQSYGGFITLTYLSRAPEGLRACYVTGGLPGLDASADEVYSRTYPRVRGKVDRYFARYPGDDARLNAVAEYLRREEVLLPDGDTLTVRRLQTLGRCLGMSDGAEYLHWLLETAWSGERLSDLFLYEVMMATGFIGSPLYAVLHELIYAQGAPTGWAADRLLPKEFGHDADPLLPVGEMIYPWMFDEIAALRPFKGAAEILAADGAWPDLYDPVRLAVNRVPVAAAVYYDDMYVDEELSTRTARAVGNVRTWVTNEWEHDGVRVSGGQVLARLMDTVSGVHGS